From one Candidatus Diapherotrites archaeon genomic stretch:
- a CDS encoding class I SAM-dependent DNA methyltransferase, with amino-acid sequence MPIKKSELYGSLWKSCDELRGGMDASQYKDYVLVLLFVKYVSDKYAGQKDALLDVPAGGGFADMVKLKGDKEIGDKINKIIGRLAEANDLKGVIDQADFNDSDKLGRGKDMVDRLSNLVAIFDNPALDFRGNRAEGDDLLGDAYEYLMRHFATESGKSKGQFYTPAEVSWIIAKVIGAGSAASPDQTIYDPTCGSGSLLLKAHAEAKARTGLDLALYGQEMDNATAALAKMNMILHDCPSAEIWKDNTLSSPYFKQFNGSLKTFDFAVANPPFSYKAWSNGLDPAHDAYGRFALGIPPAKNGDYAFLLHLLTSLKSRGKGAIILPHGVLFRGGAEAEIRKNLLRRGYIKGIIGLPANLFYGTGIPACIIVLDKEKSHSRKGVFMIDGSKGFRKDGNKNRLRAQDIHKIVDAFTKQLDIPKYSRLVPLAEIEGNDYNLNLPRYIDSTEPEDLQDIDAHLRGGIPDRDIDELDRFWQVFPSLRTTLFAPGDRPGYSQLQVAGSDIKATIFGHAEFTAFNQAVTALFEEWKAANLPILKGIAIGGKPKALIETLSESLLETFKTAPLLEAYDVYQHLLDYWDQTMQDDVYLLVQEGWTAVVEGKPSTDLIPQQLIIDRFFSGEAQAIEKLETEREDISRQLEELEEEHGGEEGLLAEARTDKNTLTKASVKARLAEINLFHNALEERKLLKSYLDLIEKEAMAKKKVKDAQKALEAKVAAQYAKLTETEIKTLVVDDKWLATLAAVVQTELDRVSQALTGRIRQLAERYTIPLPRLTEEVQNIAARVDEHLKKMGFAWN; translated from the coding sequence ATGCCCATCAAGAAATCCGAACTTTACGGTTCCCTTTGGAAAAGCTGTGATGAACTGCGGGGCGGGATGGATGCCTCCCAGTACAAGGACTATGTGCTGGTGCTGCTGTTCGTCAAATATGTCTCTGACAAGTACGCCGGGCAGAAGGATGCACTGCTGGACGTGCCGGCCGGGGGTGGCTTTGCCGATATGGTGAAGCTCAAGGGCGACAAAGAGATCGGCGACAAGATCAACAAAATCATCGGCAGGCTGGCCGAGGCCAATGATCTCAAGGGTGTGATCGATCAGGCTGATTTTAACGACTCGGACAAGCTGGGCCGGGGCAAGGATATGGTGGACCGCCTCTCCAACCTGGTGGCCATCTTCGACAATCCGGCCCTGGACTTTCGGGGCAACCGGGCCGAGGGCGACGACCTGCTGGGCGATGCCTATGAATATTTGATGCGTCATTTCGCCACGGAGTCGGGCAAGAGCAAGGGGCAGTTCTACACCCCGGCGGAAGTCTCCTGGATCATAGCCAAGGTGATCGGCGCCGGCAGCGCCGCGTCCCCCGACCAGACCATTTACGACCCTACCTGCGGCTCCGGGTCTCTGCTTTTGAAGGCCCACGCCGAAGCCAAGGCCCGCACCGGGCTGGACCTGGCCCTCTACGGCCAGGAAATGGACAACGCCACCGCGGCCCTGGCCAAAATGAACATGATCCTGCACGACTGCCCCAGCGCGGAAATCTGGAAGGACAACACCCTCTCCAGTCCCTATTTCAAACAATTCAATGGCAGCCTCAAGACCTTTGACTTTGCCGTGGCCAATCCGCCGTTTTCTTACAAGGCCTGGAGCAACGGCCTGGACCCGGCCCATGACGCGTACGGCCGCTTTGCCTTGGGCATCCCGCCCGCCAAAAACGGCGACTATGCCTTCCTGCTCCACCTGCTCACTTCCCTGAAAAGCCGGGGCAAGGGGGCCATTATTTTGCCCCATGGGGTGTTGTTCCGGGGCGGGGCCGAAGCTGAAATCCGTAAGAACCTTCTGCGACGGGGCTACATTAAGGGCATTATCGGCCTGCCGGCCAACCTGTTTTACGGCACCGGCATCCCCGCCTGCATTATCGTGCTGGATAAGGAAAAATCCCATTCCCGGAAGGGCGTTTTCATGATCGACGGTTCCAAGGGCTTCCGCAAGGATGGCAACAAAAACCGCCTGCGGGCCCAGGACATCCACAAGATCGTGGACGCCTTCACCAAACAGCTGGACATCCCCAAATACTCGCGGCTGGTGCCTCTGGCCGAAATCGAGGGAAACGACTACAACCTCAACCTGCCGCGCTATATCGATAGCACCGAGCCGGAGGACTTGCAGGACATCGACGCCCACCTGCGGGGAGGTATCCCCGACCGGGATATTGATGAGTTGGACCGCTTTTGGCAGGTATTCCCCAGCCTGCGCACCACGCTGTTCGCCCCCGGGGACCGCCCCGGTTACAGCCAACTCCAGGTGGCGGGCAGCGACATCAAGGCCACTATTTTTGGCCATGCGGAGTTCACTGCCTTTAATCAAGCGGTGACGGCTTTATTCGAGGAATGGAAGGCGGCAAACCTCCCGATTCTCAAGGGCATTGCCATCGGCGGCAAGCCCAAGGCGCTGATTGAAACCCTGTCCGAAAGTCTGCTGGAGACCTTCAAGACGGCCCCCCTGCTGGAGGCCTACGATGTCTACCAGCATCTGCTGGACTACTGGGACCAGACCATGCAGGATGATGTCTACCTGCTGGTGCAGGAAGGCTGGACGGCAGTGGTGGAGGGCAAGCCGAGCACTGACTTGATTCCGCAGCAGCTGATCATTGACCGCTTTTTTTCGGGAGAGGCCCAGGCCATCGAAAAACTCGAAACCGAGCGGGAGGATATCAGCCGCCAGTTGGAAGAACTGGAAGAAGAGCACGGCGGGGAAGAGGGATTGCTGGCAGAGGCCAGGACCGACAAGAACACCCTGACCAAGGCCAGCGTCAAGGCGCGGTTGGCCGAGATCAACCTCTTCCACAATGCCCTCGAGGAACGCAAGCTGCTGAAGTCCTACCTTGATCTGATTGAAAAGGAGGCCATGGCCAAGAAGAAGGTGAAGGACGCCCAAAAGGCGCTGGAGGCCAAGGTCGCGGCCCAATACGCCAAACTCACCGAAACTGAGATCAAGACCCTGGTGGTGGACGACAAATGGCTGGCCACTCTGGCCGCCGTGGTCCAGACTGAGTTGGACCGGGTCTCCCAGGCCCTCACCGGCCGCATCCGGCAACTGGCGGAGCGCTACACGATTCCGCTGCCCCGGCTCACCGAGGAAGTACAGAATATCGCCGCCCGCGTGGATGAGCACCTGAAGAAGATGGGTTTCGCATGGAACTGA
- a CDS encoding restriction endonuclease subunit S — protein sequence MELKPGFKKTDVSDERQAWRDCDISDLCSLQRGFDITEATRKPGTVPVYSSSGLSYFHNEAKLQPPAVITGRKGILGKVFFVEEPCWPHDTTLWVKDFKGNDPRFVSIFLSQFQLERFDAATSVPTLNRNNLVGIPIRLPSLHEQRTIAAALSDVDALIRGLDQIIAKKRDLKQAAMQQLLTGKQRLPGFCQKPGYKQTEIGVIPADWEVKVLGDIFDISGGLSASRDQLTSEGHCYLHYGDIHTSAKSFIDVRTEYSDIPKLNIPLKRVSSKSLLADGDIVFVDASEDDEGTSKHVVIINPEGVPFISGLHTIVAKSKSASLDNGYKRYCFQTSDVKRLFHFYAVGTKVSGISKTNIKKLLIPIPPIQEQAAIATVLSDMDAEIAALEQRRDKTRTLKQGMMQELLTGRIRLV from the coding sequence ATGGAACTGAAGCCGGGCTTTAAGAAGACCGACGTGAGCGATGAGCGCCAAGCTTGGCGTGATTGCGACATTTCGGACCTTTGCAGTCTTCAAAGAGGATTTGACATCACTGAAGCAACACGGAAACCAGGAACTGTTCCGGTCTATTCTTCATCTGGACTGTCTTACTTTCACAATGAAGCGAAACTCCAACCACCTGCGGTAATCACAGGTCGGAAGGGAATTCTTGGGAAAGTATTCTTCGTTGAAGAACCTTGTTGGCCACACGACACAACCCTTTGGGTAAAAGACTTCAAAGGAAACGACCCTCGGTTTGTTTCTATTTTCCTCAGCCAATTTCAGCTTGAGCGATTCGATGCAGCCACATCAGTCCCAACACTCAACCGGAATAATCTGGTTGGCATACCAATCCGACTCCCCTCCCTTCACGAACAACGCACTATCGCCGCAGCGCTAAGCGATGTGGATGCCCTGATCCGCGGGCTGGACCAGATCATCGCCAAGAAGCGCGACCTCAAACAGGCCGCCATGCAGCAGCTCCTCACCGGCAAGCAACGCCTGCCGGGGTTTTGTCAGAAGCCTGGGTACAAGCAAACCGAGATTGGGGTGATTCCAGCGGATTGGGAGGTTAAAGTTCTGGGCGACATCTTTGATATTAGCGGAGGATTATCTGCCTCACGAGATCAATTGACCTCTGAGGGGCATTGCTATTTGCATTACGGCGATATTCATACCTCAGCTAAGAGCTTCATTGACGTTCGCACTGAGTATTCGGACATCCCCAAGCTCAATATTCCACTGAAGCGTGTTTCGTCAAAGTCGCTCCTGGCTGATGGTGACATCGTTTTCGTGGATGCATCTGAGGATGATGAGGGAACGAGTAAACACGTTGTCATAATCAATCCGGAAGGAGTTCCTTTTATTTCGGGGCTGCATACCATTGTCGCGAAAAGCAAATCAGCATCATTGGACAACGGGTATAAGCGATATTGCTTTCAAACCAGTGACGTTAAGAGGCTGTTTCATTTCTACGCAGTTGGTACGAAGGTTAGTGGAATAAGCAAGACTAATATCAAGAAGCTCTTAATTCCCATTCCGCCCATTCAAGAACAAGCTGCCATCGCCACCGTCCTCTCCGACATGGACGCCGAGATCGCCGCCCTGGAACAGCGCCGGGATAAGACCCGAACCCTGAAGCAGGGCATGATGCAGGAATTGCTCACCGGGAGGATCAGGCTGGTATGA
- a CDS encoding HsdR family type I site-specific deoxyribonuclease, whose product MSTVGQIEKKTQARVVQLFRDNLGYDYLGDWTEREGNSNIESHLLRTFLKEQGHDDELINRALYLLDKAAGDQSKSLYDRNKAVYGLLRYGVKVKPEVGELTQTVWLINWKEPLNNNFAIAEEVTILAADPKAYTKRPDVLLYINGLALGVLELKRSIVSVAEGIRQNLDNQKKVFIEPFFSTIQMVMAGNDTEGLRYGVIQTPEKYYLAWKEDSPVENLLDRQLMQMFHKERLLELIHDFIVFDAGTKKVCRHNQYFGVRAAQEAVRRRQGGIIWHTQGSGKSLIMIWLAKWIREHVPEARVLIITDRTELDEQIEKVFMGVDEGIYRTQNGADLIATLNKNEKWLMCSLVHKFGRIEAGEEVGDIAGYIQEVKRALPPNFRAKGDLYVFVDECHRTQSGELHEAMKAILPSAMFIGFTGTPLLKADKQKSIEVFGPYIHTYKFDEAVQDKVVVDLRYEARDIDQSITSQEKIDQWFEAKTKGLTDLAKAQLKARWGTMRKVLSSQSRLEKIVADILMDMETRDRLQSGRGNALLVSGSIYQACKFYELFAKTELAGKCAIVTSYRPNPADLKGEESGEGMTEKLRQYEIYQKMLADWFNDAPEKAVNRVDEFEKEVKKKFIDEPGQMKLLIVVDKLLTGFDAPSATYLYIDKQMRDHGLFQAICRVNRLDGDDKEYGYIIDYKDLFKCLESSIKDYTGGALDGYDKDDVTGLLKDRLDKARERLEEAREAVKALCEPVEPPRDTAAYLHYFCAEDSGNAEQLKENEPKRLTLYKLTAAFIRAFANLANDLEEAGYSPAEIDQIKAEVDRYEKVRTEVKLASGDYIDLKMYEPAMRHLIDTYIRAEESEKISAFDDMSLIELIVERGAEAVERLPQDIRKNQEAVAETIENNVRKLIINEQPINPKYYEKMSELLDALIEQRRQEALDYQKYLEKIVELTKKVKEPARESYPQTLNTPAKRALYDNLNKDEALALEVDRAVRKSRQDDWRSNAVKVKRVRIAIKSVLQDDETLAEKILELVKNQHEY is encoded by the coding sequence ATGAGCACCGTCGGCCAAATCGAAAAAAAGACCCAGGCCCGGGTGGTCCAACTGTTCCGGGACAACTTGGGTTATGATTATCTGGGGGACTGGACCGAGCGGGAAGGCAACAGCAACATCGAATCGCACCTGCTGCGGACCTTCCTGAAAGAGCAGGGCCATGACGACGAGCTGATCAACCGGGCGCTGTACCTCCTAGACAAAGCGGCAGGGGACCAGAGTAAAAGCCTCTATGACCGCAACAAGGCGGTGTATGGCCTGCTGCGCTATGGCGTCAAGGTGAAGCCCGAAGTGGGCGAACTCACCCAGACCGTCTGGTTGATCAACTGGAAAGAACCGCTCAACAACAACTTTGCAATTGCCGAGGAAGTCACCATCCTGGCCGCGGACCCCAAGGCCTACACCAAGCGTCCGGATGTGTTGCTGTATATAAACGGCCTGGCCCTGGGGGTGCTGGAGCTGAAGCGTTCCATCGTGTCGGTGGCTGAGGGCATCCGCCAGAACCTGGACAACCAGAAAAAGGTCTTCATCGAACCCTTCTTCTCCACCATCCAGATGGTGATGGCGGGCAACGACACCGAGGGGCTGCGCTACGGCGTCATCCAGACCCCGGAAAAGTATTACCTGGCCTGGAAGGAAGACAGCCCGGTTGAGAACCTGCTGGATAGGCAGCTGATGCAGATGTTCCATAAAGAACGGCTGCTGGAGCTGATTCACGATTTCATCGTGTTTGACGCGGGCACCAAGAAGGTCTGCCGCCACAACCAGTATTTCGGGGTGCGGGCCGCGCAGGAGGCCGTGCGCCGCCGGCAGGGCGGCATTATCTGGCATACCCAGGGCAGCGGCAAAAGCCTGATCATGATCTGGCTGGCCAAGTGGATCAGGGAGCACGTGCCGGAGGCCCGGGTGCTGATCATCACCGACCGCACGGAACTCGATGAGCAGATCGAAAAGGTGTTCATGGGGGTGGATGAAGGCATCTACCGGACCCAGAACGGCGCCGACCTGATCGCCACGCTGAATAAAAACGAGAAATGGCTGATGTGCTCGCTGGTCCACAAGTTCGGCCGCATAGAGGCAGGGGAAGAGGTGGGCGACATCGCGGGTTACATCCAGGAGGTGAAAAGGGCCCTGCCTCCTAATTTTAGGGCCAAGGGCGACCTCTACGTGTTTGTGGACGAGTGCCACCGCACCCAATCCGGCGAGTTGCACGAAGCCATGAAGGCCATCCTGCCCAGCGCTATGTTCATCGGCTTCACTGGCACACCGCTTTTAAAGGCAGATAAACAGAAAAGTATCGAAGTATTCGGCCCCTATATCCATACCTACAAATTTGACGAGGCGGTGCAAGACAAGGTAGTGGTGGATTTGCGCTATGAGGCCCGGGACATCGACCAGAGCATCACTTCCCAGGAAAAGATTGACCAATGGTTTGAGGCCAAGACCAAAGGCCTGACCGATCTGGCCAAGGCGCAACTCAAAGCCCGCTGGGGCACCATGCGGAAAGTGCTCTCCAGTCAGTCGCGGCTGGAGAAGATTGTGGCCGACATCTTGATGGATATGGAAACCCGGGACCGTTTGCAAAGCGGACGCGGCAACGCCCTGCTGGTGTCCGGCAGCATCTATCAAGCGTGCAAGTTTTATGAGCTGTTCGCTAAAACCGAACTGGCCGGCAAGTGCGCCATCGTTACCAGCTACCGGCCCAACCCCGCGGACCTCAAAGGCGAGGAATCGGGCGAAGGGATGACGGAGAAACTGCGGCAGTATGAAATTTATCAGAAGATGCTGGCCGACTGGTTCAACGACGCCCCGGAGAAGGCCGTCAACCGGGTGGATGAATTTGAGAAGGAGGTGAAGAAAAAGTTCATCGACGAGCCAGGGCAGATGAAGCTCCTGATCGTGGTGGACAAGCTGCTCACCGGCTTTGACGCGCCGTCGGCCACCTATCTCTATATCGACAAGCAGATGCGGGACCATGGCCTCTTCCAGGCAATCTGCCGGGTAAACCGATTGGATGGCGACGACAAGGAATACGGCTACATCATTGATTACAAGGACCTGTTCAAGTGCCTGGAAAGCTCCATCAAAGATTACACCGGCGGCGCCCTGGACGGCTATGACAAGGATGATGTGACGGGGCTGCTAAAGGACCGGCTGGACAAGGCCCGGGAGCGCCTGGAAGAGGCCCGGGAAGCCGTGAAGGCGCTGTGCGAGCCGGTGGAGCCGCCCAGAGATACGGCGGCCTACCTGCACTACTTCTGCGCTGAAGATTCCGGCAATGCCGAGCAACTTAAGGAGAATGAACCAAAGCGATTAACATTATATAAGCTCACCGCCGCCTTTATCCGCGCCTTTGCCAATCTGGCCAACGATCTGGAGGAGGCTGGCTACAGCCCAGCCGAGATTGACCAAATCAAGGCGGAGGTGGACCGCTACGAGAAGGTCCGTACCGAGGTAAAACTGGCCAGCGGCGACTACATCGACTTGAAGATGTATGAGCCGGCCATGCGCCACTTGATCGACACCTATATCCGGGCCGAAGAGAGCGAGAAGATCTCCGCTTTTGACGATATGTCGCTAATCGAGCTCATTGTGGAGCGCGGTGCCGAGGCGGTGGAAAGGTTGCCCCAGGACATTCGGAAAAATCAGGAAGCTGTAGCAGAAACCATTGAGAACAATGTCCGCAAGCTGATCATTAATGAGCAGCCGATCAACCCCAAATATTATGAAAAGATGTCCGAGTTGCTGGATGCATTGATTGAGCAGCGGAGGCAGGAGGCCCTGGATTACCAGAAATATTTGGAAAAGATCGTGGAGTTGACCAAGAAGGTGAAGGAGCCCGCCAGGGAGTCGTACCCCCAGACGCTAAATACCCCGGCCAAACGGGCGCTGTATGACAACCTTAACAAGGATGAGGCTCTGGCGCTTGAGGTGGACCGAGCAGTGCGGAAAAGCCGTCAAGACGATTGGCGTAGCAATGCGGTTAAGGTCAAGCGTGTGCGGATAGCCATTAAGTCCGTTCTTCAGGATGACGAAACACTCGCCGAGAAAATTCTGGAACTGGTGAAGAACCAGCATGAATATTGA
- a CDS encoding MucR family transcriptional regulator: MASEVLKLTAQIVISHASMSELTPEQLIGEIKEVYNALASLEGGELLETPELAEGKNVEEVKKPSIPLKDIVKEKYVVCLECGKKMRTLKAHIRKAHNLMPKEYFKRFGLDPKKYPLVCKEYSEQRRKLAVEKGLGAQRGKRKASKPA, encoded by the coding sequence ATGGCCAGTGAAGTGTTGAAGTTAACGGCTCAGATTGTAATTTCCCATGCCTCCATGAGCGAACTTACCCCCGAACAATTGATAGGTGAAATTAAAGAGGTTTATAATGCCTTGGCCTCGTTGGAAGGTGGGGAGTTATTGGAGACGCCTGAGTTGGCGGAGGGGAAAAACGTCGAAGAGGTGAAGAAGCCATCGATCCCTCTAAAGGATATCGTCAAGGAAAAATACGTTGTTTGCCTGGAGTGCGGCAAAAAGATGCGGACCCTAAAGGCCCATATCCGCAAGGCCCACAATTTGATGCCGAAAGAATATTTCAAGAGATTCGGCCTGGATCCCAAAAAATATCCTTTGGTCTGCAAGGAATATTCTGAGCAGCGGCGGAAGCTGGCGGTGGAAAAAGGTCTGGGGGCTCAGAGAGGGAAACGGAAGGCCTCCAAGCCCGCGTAA
- a CDS encoding SprT family zinc-dependent metalloprotease, with the protein MNIEKRQITVNDITIEVVRKAIKNLHLGVYPPHGRVRVAAPLAVSDDAVRLAVIGKLAWIKRQQAKFEAQRRQSKREMVNGESHYFLGRRYRLRIIENRTAGKVVLRKKSFLDLYVRPEINAEQREQILLKWYRQQLKGMIPSLLGKWQSELGVQVSDWGIKKMKTKWGACNIDARRIWLNLELAKKPVQCLEYILVHELVHLLERHHNDRFQKLMDQFMPQWRLHREELNRAPLAHENWDY; encoded by the coding sequence ATGAATATTGAGAAGCGCCAGATCACAGTCAACGACATCACCATAGAGGTGGTTCGTAAGGCCATTAAGAATCTGCACTTGGGGGTCTATCCCCCCCACGGCAGGGTGCGGGTAGCGGCCCCATTGGCAGTAAGTGATGACGCAGTGCGGCTAGCGGTAATCGGCAAGTTGGCTTGGATTAAGCGCCAGCAGGCAAAATTTGAAGCTCAGCGGCGCCAGTCCAAAAGGGAGATGGTCAACGGCGAGAGCCACTACTTTTTAGGGCGGCGCTACCGCCTCCGCATTATCGAAAACCGTACCGCCGGAAAAGTGGTTTTGCGCAAGAAATCCTTTCTGGATCTCTATGTACGGCCGGAGATTAACGCCGAGCAACGAGAACAGATACTCCTGAAGTGGTACCGCCAGCAGCTAAAAGGGATGATCCCGTCTCTGTTAGGAAAATGGCAATCGGAACTGGGCGTGCAGGTTTCTGATTGGGGAATAAAGAAGATGAAAACCAAGTGGGGGGCCTGCAATATCGACGCCCGACGCATCTGGCTGAATCTTGAACTGGCAAAAAAGCCGGTGCAGTGTCTGGAATATATCCTTGTCCATGAACTAGTGCACCTGCTGGAACGCCACCATAACGACCGATTTCAGAAACTGATGGATCAATTTATGCCGCAATGGCGGCTGCATCGGGAAGAGCTGAACCGGGCGCCTTTAGCCCATGAGAATTGGGATTATTGA